The following are from one region of the Lacinutrix sp. Bg11-31 genome:
- the gldC gene encoding gliding motility protein GldC: MANLKSKITLNVELDENRVPEKINWTAQDGGITNADAKAMMLSVWDSAAQESLRIDLWTKDMPVDEMKIFFHQTLVAMSSTFNRATQDEKMTATMKDFCDYFAEKLELNKK, translated from the coding sequence ATGGCAAATTTAAAATCTAAAATCACTTTAAACGTAGAATTAGACGAAAATAGAGTACCAGAAAAAATTAACTGGACAGCACAAGATGGAGGTATTACAAATGCTGATGCTAAAGCGATGATGTTATCGGTTTGGGATAGTGCAGCTCAAGAATCTTTACGCATAGATTTATGGACAAAAGACATGCCTGTAGATGAAATGAAAATATTCTTTCATCAAACTTTAGTTGCTATGAGCAGTACTTTTAATCGCGCAACACAAGATGAAAAAATGACTGCTACAATGAAAGATTTTTGCGACTATTTTGCTGAAAAACTTGAACTTAATAAAAA
- the gldB gene encoding gliding motility lipoprotein GldB → MKSLLKPIYFLLLSFLSILSCENKDKTEAEIAKINIDFTIERFDKAFAEANPDDLPNLKETFPFMFAKKYDDSFWMQQMQDTLQLELQSETIKKFEDLKTETTEIESLFQHLKYYFPQFKTPRIVSVASDVDYRNKVIVTDTIIVLPLANYLGKDHFFYQGIQDYIVQDLDPELMVVDLANKYAKHYTFQQQRKTFLDDLIYEGKLLYFKDKVIPFKTDAQKLNYTEAQYKWTQANEEYIWRYFVDKEILFSTDTKLPSRFINPAPFSKFYLEQIDSESPGEIGKYMGWQIVRSYMEKNTISFKQMLTKSTEEIFDNAKYKPRK, encoded by the coding sequence ATGAAAAGCCTTTTGAAACCTATTTATTTTCTTCTACTCTCTTTTTTAAGCATTCTTTCTTGTGAAAATAAAGATAAAACTGAAGCTGAAATAGCAAAGATAAACATCGATTTTACTATTGAAAGATTTGATAAAGCTTTCGCTGAAGCTAATCCTGACGATTTACCAAATCTAAAGGAAACCTTTCCTTTTATGTTTGCTAAAAAATATGATGATTCTTTTTGGATGCAACAAATGCAGGACACTTTACAATTAGAACTACAAAGTGAAACCATTAAAAAATTTGAAGATTTAAAAACTGAAACTACAGAAATAGAATCTTTATTTCAGCATTTAAAATATTACTTCCCACAATTTAAAACACCTAGAATAGTTTCTGTTGCTTCAGACGTAGATTATAGAAATAAAGTTATTGTTACAGATACCATTATCGTGTTGCCATTAGCTAATTATTTGGGAAAAGATCATTTTTTTTATCAAGGTATTCAAGATTACATTGTGCAAGATTTAGACCCAGAATTAATGGTAGTAGATCTCGCTAATAAATATGCTAAACATTACACTTTTCAGCAGCAAAGAAAAACTTTTTTAGACGATTTAATTTACGAAGGCAAGTTGTTGTATTTTAAGGATAAGGTTATTCCATTTAAAACAGACGCTCAAAAACTAAACTATACCGAAGCTCAATATAAGTGGACACAAGCCAACGAAGAGTACATTTGGCGCTATTTTGTAGATAAAGAAATACTCTTTAGTACAGACACAAAACTACCTAGTCGTTTTATTAATCCTGCTCCTTTTTCTAAATTCTATCTAGAACAAATAGATAGCGAATCTCCCGGAGAAATTGGTAAATATATGGGATGGCAGATAGTCCGATCTTATATGGAAAAAAACACAATTTCTTTTAAACAAATGCTTACTAAAAGCACAGAAGAAATATTTGATAACGCAAAATACAAACCAAGAAAATAA
- the nadE gene encoding NAD(+) synthase, whose product MQTEKVVNHIVSWLKDYAANARVNGFVVGISGGIDSAVTSMLCAKTGLDVLCIEMPIHQAASHVSRAEEHIKQLKAQFSNVSETRTDLTPVFEEFKTEVSLNGKQEIVDMALANTRARLRMTTLYYHAGLLGLLVAGTGNKVEDFGVGFYTKYGDGGVDLSPIADLLKSEVYAIGEFLGVSKSIMKAAPSDGLFGDTRSDEDQIGASYPELEWAMLKSEKGMTENDFNGREKEVFNIYKRYNNSNRHKMIPIPICEIPNELK is encoded by the coding sequence ATGCAAACAGAAAAAGTGGTAAATCATATTGTTAGTTGGTTAAAAGACTATGCTGCTAACGCTAGAGTTAATGGTTTTGTTGTTGGAATTTCTGGCGGAATAGATTCTGCGGTAACTTCAATGCTATGTGCAAAAACAGGTTTAGACGTTTTGTGTATAGAAATGCCAATACATCAAGCAGCTAGTCATGTGTCTCGAGCTGAGGAACATATTAAGCAATTAAAGGCACAGTTTTCAAACGTTAGTGAAACAAGAACGGACTTAACGCCTGTTTTTGAGGAGTTTAAAACCGAAGTTTCTCTTAATGGAAAACAAGAAATTGTAGACATGGCTTTGGCAAATACACGTGCTCGTTTAAGAATGACGACTTTATATTATCATGCAGGATTATTAGGCTTACTAGTAGCAGGAACAGGAAATAAGGTAGAGGATTTTGGTGTTGGTTTTTATACTAAATATGGAGATGGAGGAGTGGATTTAAGCCCGATTGCCGATTTATTAAAATCTGAAGTCTATGCAATAGGAGAATTTTTAGGAGTTTCAAAATCAATTATGAAAGCCGCTCCAAGCGATGGTCTTTTTGGTGACACTAGAAGTGATGAAGACCAAATTGGTGCTTCGTATCCTGAATTAGAGTGGGCAATGTTGAAAAGTGAGAAAGGAATGACAGAAAATGATTTTAACGGAAGAGAAAAAGAAGTGTTTAATATATACAAAAGATACAATAACTCTAACAGGCACAAGATGATACCTATTCCTATTTGCGAAATTCCTAATGAACTTAAGTAA
- a CDS encoding response regulator transcription factor: protein MVKLLVVDQHPIVSKGLELVFNATRDIKFMGSVDNGEAIFEFLKSTPVDIVLTEIDLPKLNGLTAIRRIKSDFPNTKVIMYSGQSEEVYAVSSIKAGADGFIPKTAGIITLREAILKVYKDGMYLSDALMQRLNKNSKGLKGSTYYKKLSTREVEVLKLLASGKRNKDIAKELEINEKTVSTYRARLMKKLNVDNLVDLVSQSNTMTL from the coding sequence ATGGTCAAACTACTTGTAGTTGATCAGCATCCTATTGTAAGCAAAGGTCTTGAACTAGTATTTAACGCAACGCGTGATATAAAGTTTATGGGCAGTGTAGATAATGGTGAAGCTATCTTCGAATTCCTAAAAAGTACTCCTGTTGATATTGTATTAACAGAAATCGATTTACCAAAACTTAACGGCCTTACTGCAATTAGGCGTATTAAAAGTGATTTCCCAAATACTAAAGTTATTATGTATAGTGGTCAGTCTGAAGAAGTATATGCTGTTAGTTCTATAAAAGCTGGTGCAGATGGTTTTATTCCTAAAACAGCAGGAATAATTACATTAAGAGAAGCTATTTTAAAAGTTTATAAAGATGGTATGTATTTAAGTGATGCGTTAATGCAGCGTTTAAATAAAAACTCTAAAGGATTAAAAGGAAGTACTTATTATAAAAAACTATCGACAAGAGAGGTCGAAGTGTTAAAATTATTAGCTTCTGGAAAGCGTAATAAAGATATTGCTAAAGAGCTTGAAATTAATGAAAAAACAGTAAGTACTTATAGAGCACGATTAATGAAAAAATTAAATGTAGATAATTTGGTTGATCTTGTTAGCCAATCTAATACAATGACTTTATAA
- the dnaG gene encoding DNA primase, with amino-acid sequence MISKSSIDQVYETARLEEVIGDFVNLKKAGSNFKGLSPFSEERSPSFMVSPVKQIWKDFSTGKGGNVVAFLMEHEHFTYPEAIKYLAKKYNIEIEETEQSNEQKEAQDKRESLYLVSEYANTYFKHILHNTDKGKAIGLSYFKERGFTDETIKKFELGYCTDAWSAFTDEALRKGYKMEFLAGTGLTIDKGDKQFDRFKGRVMFPIQSMSGRVLGYGGRILTNDKKAAKYLNSPESDIYHKSKVLYGIYHAKQAIAKEDNCYLVEGYTDVIQFHQTGVTNVVSSSGTALTSDQIRLINRLTKNITVLFDGDAAGLRASLKGIDLILEQGMNVRVCSFPEGEDPDSFAKTNTLEELKLYLDENAKDFIQFKANILFEDSKNDPIKKADTIRDIINSIAKIPDRIKREVYIQECSRIMDISEGVLFTTLAQLTQKETQDQAKQQQQHQNQPPQAFDVIRHEQPPEKVDVQYILERKIIEILLLYGNKTEDFEDLVLKENESGVLVLEPVTHEAKVFEKVFLDLQDDEMEFSNPQFKDIYYKIIETLNQNPDFSSERLINTVDAKIGNEITNILMEDERHFLSDWERKDIFPKLKKDSIAQLVSETILCLRCHLIDRKVIGFQQQTLENRNEVNRSVLEEVTDYSKLKTLLSRKLNRVL; translated from the coding sequence TTGATATCTAAATCATCCATAGACCAAGTATACGAAACTGCTCGATTAGAGGAGGTTATTGGCGATTTTGTTAACTTAAAAAAAGCGGGAAGTAACTTTAAAGGTTTAAGTCCGTTTAGTGAGGAGCGTTCACCAAGCTTTATGGTGTCTCCTGTTAAGCAAATATGGAAAGATTTTTCTACAGGGAAAGGAGGAAATGTAGTTGCCTTTTTAATGGAGCACGAACATTTCACCTATCCTGAAGCTATAAAATACTTAGCTAAAAAATACAATATTGAAATTGAGGAAACCGAGCAATCTAACGAGCAAAAAGAGGCTCAAGATAAACGCGAAAGTCTCTATCTTGTTAGTGAATATGCAAATACTTATTTTAAGCATATTTTACATAATACAGATAAAGGGAAAGCCATTGGTTTAAGTTATTTTAAAGAGCGTGGTTTTACAGATGAAACCATTAAAAAATTCGAATTAGGTTATTGTACTGATGCATGGAGTGCCTTTACAGACGAAGCTTTAAGGAAAGGCTACAAAATGGAATTTCTTGCAGGAACCGGACTAACCATAGACAAAGGAGACAAGCAGTTTGATAGGTTTAAAGGACGTGTAATGTTTCCCATACAAAGTATGAGCGGCCGTGTTTTAGGCTATGGAGGGCGAATTTTAACTAACGATAAAAAAGCTGCTAAATATTTAAACTCTCCAGAGAGTGATATTTACCACAAAAGTAAAGTACTATATGGTATTTACCATGCAAAACAAGCCATTGCAAAAGAAGATAATTGTTATTTAGTAGAAGGCTATACAGATGTAATACAGTTTCATCAAACAGGAGTTACTAATGTAGTTTCTTCTTCTGGAACAGCTTTAACAAGCGACCAGATTAGGTTAATAAACAGACTTACAAAAAATATAACTGTCCTTTTTGATGGTGATGCAGCAGGATTACGTGCCTCTTTAAAAGGTATCGACCTTATTCTAGAACAAGGCATGAATGTTAGAGTTTGCTCATTCCCTGAAGGCGAAGATCCGGATAGTTTTGCAAAAACGAATACACTAGAAGAGCTAAAGCTTTATCTAGATGAAAATGCAAAAGATTTTATCCAGTTTAAAGCTAATATTTTATTTGAAGATTCTAAAAACGATCCTATAAAAAAGGCAGATACCATTAGAGATATTATTAATAGTATTGCTAAAATTCCAGACCGTATTAAACGTGAAGTTTACATACAAGAATGCTCTAGAATAATGGATATAAGTGAAGGTGTACTATTTACTACACTTGCACAGCTTACACAAAAAGAAACTCAAGACCAAGCAAAACAGCAACAGCAACATCAAAACCAACCACCACAGGCTTTTGATGTTATTAGACACGAGCAACCACCAGAAAAAGTGGATGTACAATATATTTTAGAACGAAAAATTATAGAGATTCTTTTACTTTATGGTAATAAAACTGAAGATTTTGAAGATTTGGTTTTAAAAGAAAACGAAAGCGGTGTTCTTGTTTTAGAACCTGTAACACATGAAGCTAAAGTTTTTGAGAAAGTGTTTTTAGACTTGCAAGACGATGAAATGGAATTCTCGAACCCTCAGTTTAAAGATATTTACTATAAAATTATAGAAACACTTAATCAGAATCCCGATTTTTCTTCTGAACGTTTAATAAATACCGTAGATGCTAAAATTGGTAATGAGATTACAAATATTTTAATGGAAGATGAGCGCCATTTTTTATCCGATTGGGAACGAAAAGACATTTTTCCAAAGTTAAAAAAAGATTCGATTGCGCAATTAGTTAGCGAAACGATTCTATGCTTGCGTTGCCATTTAATTGATAGAAAAGTTATTGGTTTTCAACAACAAACTCTAGAAAACAGAAATGAGGTTAATAGAAGTGTTTTAGAAGAAGTTACAGATTACTCCAAATTAAAAACACTACTATCTAGAAAATTAAATCGTGTGTTATAA
- a CDS encoding HYR domain-containing protein, whose amino-acid sequence MKKTTLSFLLSLFTFAIISAQGIFDDSIHTAVNFGSVNSPGAEGVQNIIDQNSNTKFLDFNAFDGIGFDVDLLGVSNTAIAMEIVTANDAPERDPNAYEVFGSNDGANYTSIATGAIPCVSTRFFSRTFSFSNTTGYTYYRVNFTGTCGTSNINQIADVQLYSAIGNTPAITCPGDLTVSNTTGQCDGIANFTVTANDTEDGSLTPTLVSGFASGSDFPIGTTTVLYSVTDSDNNTVSCSFNVIVNDTENPVVTCPANIMADTNPNESTAVVTYTVSALDNCSTINPLASFTPLGTINGQAYYLSDASFTPVDAFTDAGSQGGFVGTIRNAADSMFLLDAIKRASFLGDVIIGYNDVATEGAFAWDTGDAATYSNWNTGEPNNAGNEDYVVMQSSGGWNDVTGTSSSSRYLLEVAYAPQQTAGLASGSDFPIGTTTNTFVVTDVSGNSVTCSFDVIVNEVLSVDSFNLETSISMSPNPARNTLTIGNSSNVKLENALVFDINGRLIKSFNFNEVDETVSLNVSILKSGLYLIKITNNEGNSIIKKFIKE is encoded by the coding sequence ATGAAAAAAACTACATTATCTTTTTTACTATCATTATTTACTTTTGCCATAATTTCTGCTCAAGGAATTTTTGACGATAGCATTCACACTGCAGTTAATTTTGGGAGTGTTAATTCTCCAGGAGCAGAAGGTGTGCAAAATATTATTGATCAAAACTCAAATACAAAGTTTTTAGATTTTAATGCCTTTGATGGTATTGGATTTGATGTCGATTTATTGGGTGTTTCTAATACTGCAATTGCAATGGAAATAGTAACAGCAAATGATGCACCAGAGAGAGATCCTAATGCTTACGAAGTTTTCGGTTCTAATGATGGTGCTAATTATACTAGCATTGCAACAGGAGCAATTCCATGTGTTTCAACACGCTTTTTTTCGAGAACATTTTCTTTCAGTAACACTACTGGTTATACTTACTATAGAGTTAATTTTACTGGAACTTGTGGAACAAGTAACATAAACCAAATAGCAGATGTGCAATTGTATAGTGCAATTGGTAATACACCTGCAATTACTTGTCCTGGTGATCTTACTGTTTCTAACACAACTGGTCAATGTGATGGTATTGCTAATTTTACAGTTACAGCAAACGATACAGAAGATGGTAGTTTAACACCTACATTGGTAAGTGGTTTCGCTTCTGGAAGTGATTTCCCTATAGGTACAACTACTGTTTTATACTCTGTAACAGATAGCGATAACAATACAGTTAGTTGTAGCTTTAATGTTATTGTAAATGACACCGAAAATCCTGTAGTAACTTGTCCTGCAAATATAATGGCAGATACTAATCCAAATGAATCTACTGCTGTTGTTACTTACACTGTTTCGGCATTAGATAACTGCTCTACTATTAATCCATTAGCTAGTTTTACGCCATTAGGTACAATTAATGGTCAGGCTTATTATCTGTCTGATGCTTCCTTTACACCTGTAGATGCATTTACAGATGCAGGAAGTCAAGGTGGTTTTGTAGGAACAATTAGAAATGCAGCAGATAGTATGTTCCTTTTAGATGCTATTAAGAGAGCTAGTTTTCTAGGTGATGTTATTATTGGATATAATGACGTAGCAACAGAAGGTGCTTTTGCTTGGGACACTGGTGATGCTGCAACTTATTCTAACTGGAATACTGGAGAGCCAAACAACGCAGGAAACGAAGATTATGTGGTAATGCAATCTTCTGGAGGTTGGAATGATGTAACTGGCACTTCTAGTTCAAGCAGGTATCTTTTAGAAGTAGCTTATGCACCACAACAAACTGCTGGTTTAGCTAGTGGTAGCGATTTTCCAATTGGTACAACTACTAATACATTTGTTGTAACAGATGTTTCTGGTAATTCTGTAACCTGTTCTTTTGATGTTATTGTAAATGAAGTATTAAGCGTAGATTCTTTTAATTTGGAAACTAGTATTTCTATGTCGCCTAATCCTGCAAGAAATACATTAACGATAGGTAACTCTTCTAATGTAAAATTAGAAAACGCATTAGTTTTCGATATTAATGGAAGACTAATTAAATCTTTTAATTTTAATGAAGTTGATGAAACTGTCAGCTTAAATGTTTCAATATTGAAAAGTGGATTGTATTTAATTAAAATCACCAATAATGAAGGTAATTCTATAATTAAGAAATTTATAAAAGAATAA
- a CDS encoding RNA polymerase sigma factor, with product MKVIQLYKNEPKLIKRAQKNNREAQHVLYELHAPKMLSVCRYYIKDLQHAEEAMLNGFFKVFTNIKKFKNEGSFEGWIRRIMVRESISFLRQKKNIEFAVEDVDIKHDHTNNINSEIEVEHIQKLIDKLPEGYKVVFVMYAIEGYKHSEISTLLNINEGTSKSQLFKARKMLQQEINKLNTSSYGTN from the coding sequence TTGAAAGTTATACAGCTCTATAAAAATGAACCGAAGCTCATAAAGAGAGCTCAAAAAAACAATCGTGAAGCACAGCACGTATTGTATGAGTTGCATGCACCAAAAATGTTAAGCGTTTGCAGATATTATATTAAAGATCTACAACATGCAGAAGAAGCAATGTTAAATGGCTTTTTTAAAGTATTTACAAACATTAAAAAATTTAAAAACGAAGGTAGTTTTGAAGGTTGGATAAGACGTATTATGGTAAGAGAATCTATTTCTTTTTTAAGACAGAAAAAAAACATAGAATTTGCTGTAGAAGATGTAGACATTAAACACGACCATACTAACAACATTAATAGTGAAATTGAGGTAGAACATATACAGAAACTAATAGATAAACTACCAGAAGGTTATAAAGTAGTTTTTGTAATGTATGCCATAGAAGGCTACAAGCATAGTGAGATTTCAACCTTATTAAATATAAATGAAGGCACCTCTAAATCACAATTATTTAAAGCACGAAAGATGCTTCAGCAAGAGATTAATAAACTAAACACATCGAGTTATGGCACCAATTAA